One part of the Ralstonia pickettii genome encodes these proteins:
- a CDS encoding PrkA family serine protein kinase → MDIFRHYATRFEARKEDEYSIQEYLDICKKDSTAYATAAERMLTAIGQPELVDTHHDPRLSRLFFNKVIKIYPAFREFYGMEDTIEQIVSFFKHAAQGLEERKQILYLLGPPGGGKSSLAEKLKSLMEQIPIYALKGSPIHESPLGLFSPEEDGKILEEDYGIPRRYLNSIASPWAVKRLHEFNGDITRFRVVKLHPSVLSQIAISKTEPGDENNQDISSLVGKVDIRKLEDYPQDDPDAYSYSGGLCLANRGLLEFVEMFKAPIKVLHPLLTATQEGNYKGTEGFGAIPFDGVILAHSNEAEWQSFKSDRNNEAFLDRIYIVKVPYCLRVSDEVKIYDKLLRNSSLAAAPCAPNTLKMMAQFAVLTRIKEPENSNIFSKMRVYDGESLKDVDPKAKSYQEYRDFAGIDEGMTGLSTRFAFKVLSKVFNFDGTEVAANPVHLLYVLEQQIEREQFPPETESKLMSYIKEYLTSPYVEFIGKEIQTSYLESYSEYGQNIFDRYVVFADLWIQDQEYRDPNTGEILDRSALNDELEKVEKPAGISNPKDFRNEIVNFVLRARAKNGGKNPVWTSYEKLRAVIEKRMFSTTEDLLPVISFNAKSSHDDKEKHENFVNRMVEKGYTQKQVRLLVEWYLRVRKSS, encoded by the coding sequence ATGGATATTTTCCGCCACTACGCAACGCGTTTTGAAGCACGCAAAGAGGACGAGTACAGCATCCAGGAGTATCTGGATATCTGCAAAAAAGACTCGACCGCCTACGCGACCGCCGCTGAGCGCATGCTCACCGCAATCGGACAGCCCGAACTGGTGGACACTCACCACGATCCGCGGCTGTCGCGGTTGTTCTTCAACAAAGTCATCAAGATCTACCCGGCCTTCCGGGAGTTCTACGGCATGGAAGATACGATCGAGCAGATCGTCTCCTTCTTCAAGCATGCCGCGCAGGGTCTTGAAGAGCGCAAACAGATTCTTTACCTGCTCGGGCCACCGGGCGGGGGCAAATCCTCGCTTGCCGAGAAGTTGAAGTCGTTGATGGAGCAGATCCCCATCTACGCACTGAAGGGCTCGCCGATTCACGAGTCCCCGCTCGGGCTGTTTTCGCCTGAGGAGGACGGCAAGATTCTGGAGGAAGACTACGGCATCCCGAGGCGCTATCTGAACTCGATTGCCTCGCCGTGGGCGGTGAAACGGCTGCACGAGTTCAATGGTGATATCACGCGCTTCCGCGTGGTGAAGCTGCACCCGTCGGTGCTGTCGCAGATTGCGATCTCCAAGACCGAGCCCGGCGACGAAAACAATCAGGATATTTCGTCGCTGGTCGGCAAGGTCGACATCCGCAAGCTGGAGGACTATCCGCAGGACGATCCGGATGCGTATTCGTATTCGGGCGGGCTGTGCCTGGCCAACCGCGGGCTGCTCGAGTTCGTCGAGATGTTCAAGGCGCCGATCAAGGTCTTGCACCCGCTGCTGACGGCCACGCAGGAAGGCAACTACAAGGGCACGGAGGGCTTTGGCGCAATCCCGTTCGATGGCGTCATCCTGGCGCACTCGAACGAGGCGGAGTGGCAAAGCTTCAAGTCCGATCGCAACAACGAGGCCTTCCTGGATCGGATCTACATCGTCAAGGTGCCGTACTGCCTGCGCGTGTCGGACGAGGTGAAGATCTACGACAAGTTGCTGCGCAACAGCTCGCTGGCCGCTGCGCCGTGCGCGCCGAACACGCTGAAGATGATGGCGCAGTTCGCGGTGCTCACGCGCATCAAGGAGCCCGAGAACTCCAACATCTTCTCGAAGATGCGCGTGTACGACGGCGAGAGCCTGAAGGACGTCGACCCGAAAGCGAAGTCGTACCAGGAGTACCGCGACTTTGCCGGCATCGACGAGGGCATGACGGGCTTGTCGACGCGCTTTGCCTTCAAGGTGCTCTCGAAGGTGTTCAACTTCGACGGGACGGAGGTGGCGGCCAATCCGGTGCACCTGCTGTACGTGCTCGAGCAGCAGATCGAGCGCGAGCAGTTCCCGCCGGAGACGGAATCCAAGCTGATGTCCTACATCAAGGAATACCTCACGTCGCCGTACGTGGAGTTCATCGGCAAGGAGATCCAAACGTCGTATCTGGAGTCGTATTCGGAGTACGGGCAAAACATCTTCGATCGCTACGTGGTGTTCGCCGACCTGTGGATCCAGGATCAGGAATATCGCGACCCGAACACTGGCGAAATTCTCGATCGCAGCGCGTTGAATGACGAGTTGGAGAAGGTGGAAAAGCCCGCGGGCATTTCCAACCCGAAGGACTTCCGCAACGAGATCGTCAATTTCGTGCTGCGTGCGCGGGCCAAGAACGGAGGCAAGAACCCGGTCTGGACCAGCTACGAGAAGTTGCGTGCGGTGATCGAGAAGCGGATGTTCTCGACCACGGAGGACCTCCTGCCGGTCATCTCGTTCAATGCCAAGTCGTCGCATGACGACAAGGAGAAGCACGAAAACTTCGTCAACCGCATGGTGGAGAAAGGCTATACCCAGAAGCAGGTCCGCTTGCTGGTGGAGTGGTACCTGCGCGTCAGGAAATCATCTTAA
- a CDS encoding LysR family transcriptional regulator has protein sequence MDLKQIQYFIALFEEGSVTRAAKRMNIVQPALSMQIAKLEDEFGQKLFERIPHGMAPTAAGRMMHRLFLPIVRDLASARQQMMQREEHMAGRITIGMVASETESVLVGALARFNASYPNVEVSVADGFSTALINLVSAGQLDAAVVHRQRGRLALQVQSLHDEEMVLVTSVANGPELPESVEMAKLPGLELVLPTKSHGLRVVLDTATQAHDVTLAPKFEIDILGTIVQFVEATRFATVLPRIVVQRAVEEGRLRMHTIVAPRIVRHLVCVSHPQRPLSTATEALIAIVTEEIKRVSGMA, from the coding sequence ATGGATCTCAAGCAAATTCAGTACTTCATCGCGCTTTTCGAAGAAGGCTCTGTCACGCGGGCAGCCAAGCGGATGAATATCGTGCAGCCGGCCCTGAGCATGCAGATAGCCAAGCTCGAGGATGAGTTCGGACAGAAGCTTTTTGAACGCATCCCGCACGGTATGGCGCCAACTGCCGCCGGCCGGATGATGCACCGACTTTTTCTACCCATCGTGCGCGATCTCGCGAGTGCCCGGCAGCAGATGATGCAGCGCGAGGAGCATATGGCCGGCCGCATCACGATCGGCATGGTGGCTTCCGAGACAGAGAGCGTGCTGGTCGGAGCCCTGGCCCGCTTTAACGCGAGCTATCCGAACGTAGAGGTGTCTGTGGCAGATGGCTTCAGCACGGCACTGATCAACCTTGTTTCCGCTGGCCAGCTCGATGCAGCGGTGGTCCATCGCCAACGTGGTCGGCTGGCGCTGCAGGTGCAGTCCCTGCATGACGAAGAGATGGTGCTAGTGACGAGTGTCGCAAATGGCCCTGAATTACCGGAATCGGTGGAAATGGCGAAACTGCCTGGACTGGAGCTTGTGTTACCGACGAAGTCGCACGGCCTGCGCGTGGTATTGGATACTGCCACGCAGGCGCATGACGTCACGCTGGCGCCAAAGTTCGAAATCGACATCCTTGGGACCATCGTGCAGTTCGTTGAAGCTACGCGTTTCGCCACTGTGTTGCCGCGCATCGTGGTGCAGCGTGCCGTGGAAGAGGGACGGCTGCGCATGCATACCATTGTCGCGCCGCGCATCGTGCGGCATCTGGTCTGCGTCAGCCATCCTCAGCGGCCGTTAAGCACGGCGACCGAGGCGTTGATTGCAATCGTGACCGAAGAAATCAAGCGCGTTTCGGGGATGGCGTAG
- a CDS encoding xanthine dehydrogenase family protein molybdopterin-binding subunit, with product MKRFDAGETTGTAQETQQTTGQPYVGRPMQRVEDAAILTGRGRYADDLGVKPGTLHAAILRSPHAHAELGLIDFAAALKAPGVRAVLTGADLPAWSKPFVVGVKAPMEQWALAMDRVRYVGEPVAVVVAESRALAEDALDLVRVDYRVLPPVVSIEAAIADAAPQLHSGLGSNVASDRHFRYGDPEAAFATAPHRVSLTVHYPRNTCTPIECGVVIAEHLPGNEGYQVTSNFMGPFSLHAVMAMALQVSANHLRHIAPRDSGGSFGVKQAVFPYVVLMCLASRKAGAPVKWVEDRLEHLSAATSATARLSTIEAAVEADGRIVALDYDQLEDCGGYLRAPEPATFYRMHGVLTGAYAIPNLRVRNRVVLTNKTPTGLVRGFGGPQVYFALERLVQRISIELNLDPLDVYRRNFVPSNAFPYRAAAGALLDSGNYQLAMSRALETGAYDELKRRRDIARAEGRLYGIGFAAIVEPSVSNMGYITTATPAEARRKAGPKNGAIASATVSVDLLGGVVVTIASTPAGQGHMTVCAQVVADVLGIDPAEVIVNVEFDTHKDAWSVAAGNYSSRFAGAVAGTVHLAATRVRDKLARIVASQLDCDPAELIFAEGRITRRDAPETAVVFARAASNAPHWSPQLLPAGEEPGLRETVFWSPPNLDAPDEQDRINTSACYGFAFDLCGLEIDRATGRVRIDRYVTAHDAGKLLNPALADGQIRGAFAQGLGAALMEEFRYGPDGSFQSGTLADYLLPTTCEVPDPMIVHLETPSPFTPLGAKGLGEGNNMSTPPCIANAVADALGVRDIRLPLTPAKVMAMIGLEDPPPSRLELAETATAAATGGKERSKGAKALSARGTVDLDAPPEAVFAVLLDPQALAQVVPGCHVLEPIGDNRYRADVTVGVGMIKARYEAEIALSDLEPPHRLRLSGAGLSSLGSARGSGMVELAPHEGGTRLTYDYEAEVSGKVAAVGGRMLEGAAKVVLRQLFESLGRQAGGKPVRKPGWIARLLALFGARR from the coding sequence ATGAAGAGATTCGATGCTGGCGAGACGACCGGCACGGCGCAGGAGACACAGCAGACAACGGGGCAGCCCTACGTCGGCCGCCCGATGCAGCGCGTCGAAGATGCAGCCATCCTTACGGGCCGCGGTCGCTATGCCGACGACCTCGGCGTAAAACCCGGCACCCTCCACGCCGCCATACTTCGCTCGCCACACGCGCACGCCGAACTCGGTCTGATTGACTTCGCCGCCGCGCTGAAGGCGCCGGGGGTTCGCGCGGTGCTGACCGGGGCCGACCTGCCAGCCTGGTCCAAGCCCTTCGTGGTGGGGGTCAAAGCGCCGATGGAGCAATGGGCACTGGCAATGGACCGCGTGCGATACGTCGGTGAGCCAGTCGCCGTGGTCGTGGCTGAGAGCCGTGCCTTGGCCGAAGACGCACTCGACCTTGTGCGGGTGGATTACCGTGTGCTGCCACCCGTGGTGTCAATCGAAGCCGCAATAGCCGACGCCGCGCCCCAACTGCACAGTGGCCTGGGTAGCAACGTCGCCAGCGATCGTCATTTCCGCTACGGTGACCCGGAGGCGGCGTTTGCCACCGCACCGCATCGCGTTTCGCTGACTGTGCACTACCCGCGCAACACATGCACGCCCATCGAGTGCGGCGTGGTCATTGCCGAGCATCTGCCGGGTAACGAGGGCTACCAGGTCACCTCGAACTTCATGGGGCCGTTCTCGCTGCACGCCGTGATGGCGATGGCCCTGCAGGTGTCGGCCAACCATCTGCGCCACATCGCTCCCCGCGATTCCGGGGGCAGCTTCGGCGTGAAGCAGGCCGTATTCCCCTACGTGGTCTTGATGTGCCTCGCCTCGCGCAAGGCCGGCGCGCCAGTGAAATGGGTCGAGGACAGACTCGAACACCTGAGTGCAGCGACCTCGGCCACCGCGCGTCTGTCCACCATCGAAGCTGCCGTCGAAGCGGATGGCCGGATCGTCGCTCTTGATTACGATCAGCTCGAAGACTGCGGTGGCTACCTGCGCGCGCCGGAGCCCGCGACCTTCTACCGGATGCACGGTGTACTGACGGGCGCTTACGCAATTCCCAACCTGCGCGTGCGCAACCGCGTTGTGCTAACCAACAAGACGCCTACCGGCCTCGTACGCGGTTTCGGCGGACCGCAGGTGTATTTCGCGCTTGAGCGGCTCGTGCAGCGGATCTCGATCGAACTCAACCTCGATCCGCTCGACGTCTACCGACGTAACTTCGTTCCGTCCAACGCCTTTCCCTACCGCGCTGCAGCCGGCGCGCTGCTCGATTCCGGCAACTACCAACTGGCGATGTCTCGCGCGCTCGAAACAGGCGCCTACGACGAACTGAAGCGCCGCCGAGACATCGCGCGGGCCGAAGGGCGGCTCTATGGCATCGGCTTTGCGGCGATTGTCGAGCCCTCGGTGTCGAACATGGGCTACATCACGACTGCCACGCCGGCCGAGGCACGCCGCAAGGCCGGCCCGAAGAACGGCGCCATTGCAAGCGCCACGGTCAGCGTCGACCTGCTGGGCGGTGTGGTGGTGACGATTGCGTCCACGCCCGCCGGGCAGGGCCACATGACTGTCTGCGCGCAGGTCGTGGCCGACGTGCTTGGCATCGACCCGGCCGAGGTCATCGTCAATGTCGAATTCGATACCCACAAAGACGCATGGTCGGTGGCCGCCGGCAATTATTCCAGCCGGTTTGCGGGAGCCGTGGCAGGCACGGTCCATCTGGCCGCAACACGCGTTCGCGACAAGCTGGCCCGCATCGTGGCCTCGCAACTCGACTGCGACCCAGCCGAACTGATCTTCGCCGAGGGGCGCATTACGCGCAGAGATGCCCCCGAGACCGCCGTGGTGTTTGCCCGCGCTGCGAGCAATGCGCCGCACTGGTCGCCGCAATTGCTGCCTGCCGGTGAGGAACCGGGCCTGCGCGAAACCGTGTTCTGGTCACCGCCAAACCTTGACGCACCGGACGAGCAGGACCGTATCAACACGTCCGCATGCTATGGCTTCGCGTTCGACCTGTGCGGCCTGGAAATCGACCGTGCCACCGGGCGCGTCCGCATTGACCGCTACGTGACAGCGCACGACGCCGGCAAGCTGCTCAACCCTGCGCTCGCCGACGGCCAGATTCGCGGCGCGTTCGCACAAGGGCTGGGCGCAGCGCTGATGGAGGAGTTCCGCTACGGCCCCGATGGCAGCTTCCAGTCCGGCACGTTGGCGGACTACCTGTTGCCCACAACCTGCGAGGTGCCCGATCCGATGATCGTGCATCTGGAGACACCGAGTCCGTTCACGCCGCTCGGGGCCAAGGGGCTCGGCGAAGGCAACAACATGAGCACGCCGCCATGCATCGCCAATGCTGTAGCCGACGCCCTCGGAGTGCGGGATATCCGGTTGCCTCTGACGCCCGCCAAGGTCATGGCGATGATCGGTCTCGAAGACCCCCCGCCATCGCGCCTCGAACTGGCGGAAACGGCAACGGCTGCCGCCACCGGAGGCAAAGAAAGGTCCAAGGGCGCAAAGGCTCTGAGTGCACGCGGAACGGTTGATTTGGATGCACCGCCCGAGGCCGTATTCGCTGTTCTACTCGACCCGCAAGCTCTGGCCCAGGTCGTACCTGGTTGCCACGTGTTGGAGCCGATCGGAGACAACCGCTACCGCGCCGACGTGACCGTAGGGGTGGGCATGATCAAAGCGCGCTACGAAGCCGAGATTGCGCTGTCCGACCTCGAACCCCCGCACCGGCTGCGACTGTCGGGGGCCGGCCTGTCGTCGCTTGGCAGCGCACGTGGCTCGGGCATGGTCGAGCTGGCGCCGCACGAGGGTGGCACTCGTCTCACGTACGACTATGAGGCCGAGGTATCCGGTAAGGTCGCAGCGGTCGGCGGCCGCATGCTTGAAGGCGCGGCCAAGGTGGTGCTGCGCCAGTTGTTTGAATCCCTGGGCCGGCAAGCGGGCGGCAAGCCAGTACGCAAACCAGGTTGGATCGCGCGGCTGCTCGCGCTTTTTGGAGCCCGGCGATGA
- a CDS encoding FAD binding domain-containing protein, whose product MKPPAFDYLRAESTQHALEALAHAGEDARVLAGGQSLMAVLNMRLAQPQLLVDISRTHDLNAVRVEDGYLEVSAAATQGNVEWRPSLANEVPLLALAFPHISHFQIRNRGTVCGSIAHADPSAELPLVLTALDGQVVLRSLRRRRVMQATDFFQGMLMTAREPDELVEAVRFPLRQPGARYGFTEFSARHGDFALVACAAIVTDDAIALAVGGVADRPVLERWPRLQGKALTEAINDFSWKLGAQDDAHVSAQYRRHLVRQLGMRAIEEAR is encoded by the coding sequence ATGAAACCCCCCGCCTTTGACTATCTGCGCGCAGAGTCCACGCAGCATGCGCTGGAAGCGCTCGCCCATGCAGGTGAAGACGCCCGTGTACTTGCCGGAGGCCAGTCGCTGATGGCCGTGCTGAACATGCGCCTCGCGCAGCCGCAACTGCTGGTCGATATCTCTCGCACGCATGATCTGAACGCCGTGCGAGTCGAAGACGGCTACCTGGAAGTAAGCGCTGCGGCCACACAGGGCAACGTGGAGTGGCGTCCGTCGCTCGCCAACGAGGTGCCGCTGCTGGCGCTGGCTTTCCCGCACATCTCGCATTTCCAGATTCGCAACCGCGGCACGGTGTGCGGCTCCATTGCCCACGCCGACCCGAGCGCCGAGCTGCCACTGGTGCTCACTGCGCTCGACGGACAAGTGGTGCTGCGTTCGCTGCGCCGCCGCCGCGTGATGCAGGCCACCGATTTCTTTCAGGGAATGCTGATGACCGCGCGCGAGCCTGACGAGCTGGTTGAAGCCGTGCGCTTCCCGTTGCGGCAGCCCGGTGCGCGCTACGGCTTCACTGAGTTCTCGGCCCGCCATGGCGACTTTGCCCTGGTGGCGTGCGCGGCCATCGTCACCGACGATGCCATCGCCCTTGCCGTGGGCGGAGTAGCAGACCGGCCGGTGCTCGAGCGTTGGCCGCGCCTGCAAGGCAAGGCACTTACGGAGGCCATCAACGATTTCAGTTGGAAATTGGGCGCGCAAGACGACGCCCATGTCAGCGCGCAGTACCGCCGCCACCTCGTGCGGCAACTGGGCATGCGCGCAATCGAGGAGGCAAGATGA
- a CDS encoding (2Fe-2S)-binding protein: MSKTKKGGAPSNALSVMRRQEHHRIALTLNGSARTGLCAPRELLSDFLRHELGATGTHVGCEHGVCGACTVRVDGVASRSCLMLAVQADGRAVDTVEGLATHEGLSDLQEAFRRHHALQCGFCTAGILMSCADYLERVPEPTEAQVREMLSGHLCRCTGYTPIVAAVLDVAASRAGARPISAPVSEETSNA, from the coding sequence ATGAGTAAAACCAAGAAAGGCGGCGCGCCATCCAATGCGCTTTCTGTGATGCGGCGACAGGAGCACCACCGCATCGCCCTGACATTGAACGGCAGCGCGCGTACCGGCCTGTGTGCGCCGCGCGAGTTGCTATCCGACTTCCTGCGCCATGAGCTCGGCGCCACCGGCACCCACGTTGGTTGTGAGCATGGCGTATGCGGTGCGTGCACGGTGCGTGTGGACGGCGTGGCTTCCCGCTCCTGCCTGATGCTGGCCGTGCAGGCGGACGGTCGTGCAGTCGACACCGTCGAAGGCCTCGCCACGCACGAAGGTTTGAGCGATTTACAGGAGGCTTTCCGCCGCCATCACGCCCTGCAATGCGGCTTCTGCACGGCAGGCATCCTGATGTCGTGCGCAGACTATCTGGAGCGCGTGCCCGAGCCGACTGAGGCGCAAGTGCGCGAGATGTTGTCCGGTCATCTGTGCCGCTGTACCGGCTACACACCGATCGTTGCCGCCGTCCTTGACGTCGCCGCCAGCCGCGCAGGGGCACGCCCGATTTCAGCGCCGGTTTCCGAGGAGACCAGCAATGCTTGA
- a CDS encoding AMP-binding protein: MLDLGRTFLQSVERSPNALAIVDGDLKLSYAQWLTRIQSVAAGLLDLGLRPGERLLAILQNRWEMATLHWACQFTGIVIVPLNWRAKPDELDYCVCDADAKALVFEPVSADAVLGSPAAMKILRIALDGAPHSSLSFDTLLGAAPRPDSVLPEADDVSLMLYTSGTTGRPKGVPRRHRQERAAALAHVAQNLYRRGERTLGVMPLYHTMGVRSLLAMALVDGLFVCVRRWSPSQTLQAIADHRVSCLYLVPTLYHDLLADPGFDALRVRSVTKLGFAGAAMNDGLLKRLEQAFHPELFVNHYGSSEVYTFSVEQRAAGKPGSAGRAGFNTRLRLVRLDTNSPDAVVAPGEEGQIIVELRGDEAFEGYWNRDDANAKSLRQGWYFTGDTGYFDAEGDLFVSGRVDDMIISGGENISPADIESVLSLHPAVDEVAVAGLPDPRWGQKVVAFVKPHDDVDANTLDAYCRDSELANFKRPRDYVFVADIPKSPVGKILRRKLSEGEYTALPSPSSHDLNKE; this comes from the coding sequence ATGCTTGATCTCGGCCGCACATTCCTGCAGAGCGTGGAGCGCAGCCCCAACGCTCTCGCCATAGTCGACGGGGACCTGAAACTCTCCTATGCGCAATGGCTGACGCGCATCCAGAGCGTGGCCGCAGGCCTGCTTGACCTTGGCCTGCGCCCTGGCGAACGCCTGCTTGCCATCCTGCAGAACCGCTGGGAGATGGCGACCCTTCACTGGGCTTGCCAGTTCACCGGGATCGTCATCGTCCCGCTGAATTGGCGCGCCAAGCCGGACGAGCTCGACTATTGCGTATGTGACGCAGACGCAAAAGCACTGGTCTTCGAGCCAGTCAGTGCAGACGCCGTTCTCGGCAGTCCTGCCGCGATGAAAATCCTCCGCATCGCACTGGACGGCGCACCACACTCTTCGCTGTCATTTGACACCCTGCTGGGCGCCGCGCCACGGCCAGACAGCGTCCTGCCCGAAGCTGATGACGTCTCGCTCATGTTGTACACCTCGGGCACAACTGGACGGCCAAAGGGCGTGCCCCGCCGCCACAGGCAAGAGCGCGCAGCTGCGTTGGCGCACGTCGCTCAGAACCTGTACCGGCGAGGCGAGCGTACGCTCGGGGTGATGCCGCTGTATCACACGATGGGCGTGCGCTCCTTGCTGGCGATGGCACTGGTGGACGGTCTTTTCGTCTGCGTGCGGCGCTGGAGTCCGTCTCAGACGCTGCAAGCGATCGCTGATCATCGCGTGAGCTGTCTCTACCTCGTCCCCACGCTCTACCACGACCTGCTGGCCGATCCGGGCTTTGACGCGTTACGGGTGCGCTCAGTCACCAAGCTCGGCTTCGCCGGTGCCGCCATGAATGACGGTCTGCTGAAGCGGCTGGAGCAGGCGTTCCACCCAGAGCTGTTCGTTAACCACTACGGCTCGTCCGAGGTCTACACGTTCAGTGTCGAACAGCGCGCGGCGGGCAAGCCCGGCAGCGCGGGTCGCGCTGGGTTCAATACACGACTGCGCCTAGTCCGCTTGGACACCAACTCGCCGGATGCGGTGGTGGCCCCTGGCGAAGAAGGGCAGATCATCGTCGAACTGCGCGGCGACGAAGCCTTTGAGGGGTACTGGAATCGCGACGATGCCAACGCGAAGTCCCTGCGCCAGGGCTGGTACTTCACCGGTGACACCGGCTACTTCGACGCAGAGGGGGATCTATTCGTCAGTGGCCGCGTGGACGACATGATCATCAGCGGAGGCGAGAACATCTCGCCTGCCGATATCGAATCGGTCCTCTCCCTGCACCCTGCCGTGGATGAGGTCGCCGTAGCCGGTTTGCCGGACCCGCGCTGGGGCCAAAAAGTCGTCGCTTTCGTCAAGCCGCACGACGACGTAGATGCCAACACACTGGATGCCTATTGCCGCGACTCCGAACTGGCCAATTTCAAGCGCCCGCGCGACTACGTATTCGTAGCCGATATCCCAAAGTCACCGGTCGGCAAGATCCTGCGCCGCAAGCTGTCGGAGGGTGAATACACCGCTCTCCCCAGCCCTTCTTCCCACGATCTGAACAAGGAGTAA
- a CDS encoding enoyl-CoA hydratase/isomerase family protein, whose product MTQAFALAHPDQQRLQDLDGFFVEIDPARERADIVLHRPPYNVISMAARDQLRAVFEALDADDRVRVIVVRALGAHFSSGGDIKGFLEASPEHVSKLAWNVAAPARCSKPVIAANQGYCFGVGFELSLACDFRIATHTTEYALPEQKLGQIPGSGGSARLQKMVGVGRTKDIVMRSRRIPGLQAYDWGIAVDCVADGDLTAATDALVDELRAFSPLAQRTAKKLLNDTEDAPLSIAIELEGHCYSRLRSSDDFREGVEAFHGKRKPVFRGS is encoded by the coding sequence ATGACCCAGGCCTTTGCATTGGCCCATCCCGATCAGCAACGACTTCAGGATCTTGACGGCTTTTTCGTTGAGATCGACCCGGCACGCGAACGCGCGGACATCGTGTTGCACCGCCCGCCATACAACGTGATTTCAATGGCCGCCCGCGACCAGCTGCGCGCAGTGTTTGAGGCACTGGACGCCGACGACCGCGTGCGCGTCATCGTCGTGCGTGCGTTGGGCGCGCATTTTTCCAGCGGCGGCGATATCAAGGGCTTCCTGGAAGCCTCGCCCGAGCATGTTTCCAAGCTGGCGTGGAACGTGGCCGCACCGGCACGCTGCAGCAAACCCGTCATCGCAGCAAACCAAGGTTACTGCTTTGGCGTGGGCTTTGAACTGTCGCTGGCGTGCGACTTCCGCATTGCCACCCATACAACCGAATACGCGCTACCGGAGCAGAAGCTCGGGCAGATTCCGGGCTCTGGTGGCTCAGCGCGGCTGCAAAAGATGGTGGGCGTGGGCCGCACCAAAGACATCGTAATGCGCTCGCGCCGTATTCCTGGCCTCCAAGCGTACGACTGGGGTATCGCCGTGGACTGCGTCGCCGACGGCGACCTGACAGCCGCGACTGACGCGCTGGTCGACGAGTTGCGCGCCTTCTCCCCTTTGGCTCAGCGCACCGCGAAAAAGCTGCTGAACGACACAGAGGACGCTCCTCTGTCGATCGCTATCGAGCTGGAGGGGCACTGCTATAGCCGCCTTCGCAGCTCAGACGATTTCCGCGAGGGCGTAGAGGCATTCCATGGAAAGCGTAAGCCCGTATTTCGCGGCAGCTGA